The window GGCGTGACCAGCTGACCACCGCGACCCTGCGGATGGCGCTGGCCGCGATCACCACCGAAGAGGTCGCCGGGGCGAGCGTGCGCGAGCTGTCCGACGACGAGGTGCTCACCGTGCTCGTGCGGGAGGCGAAGAAACGGCGGGAGGCGGCCGAGGCCTTCGGGTCGGCCGGGCGGGACGAGCTGGCCGAGCGGGAGCGGGCCGAGGGCACGGTGCTCGACCGCTACCTCCCCGAGCAGCTCGACGACGCCCGCATCACCGACCTGGTCGCGGCCGCGATCGCGGAGACCGGCGC of the Mycobacteriales bacterium genome contains:
- a CDS encoding GatB/YqeY domain-containing protein; this translates as MSELKDRLQTDLTTAMRGRDQLTTATLRMALAAITTEEVAGASVRELSDDEVLTVLVREAKKRREAAEAFGSAGRDELAERERAEGTVLDRYLPEQLDDARITDLVAAAIAETGATGMPQMGAVMKAVQAKAGKRADGKRLSTEVRRQLAG